The following proteins are encoded in a genomic region of Roseofilum casamattae BLCC-M143:
- a CDS encoding circularly permuted type 2 ATP-grasp protein, whose amino-acid sequence MNFDSYNSGDFYDELFEADGTPRATCKPLIDRLNTLSREHLQQRQQAAQIGLFKLGVTFNVYGAEEGTERILPFDLIPRIVPSQDWLTLEKGLKQRIEALNRFVADIYSEQKIIKDKTIPEELIRSATGFLPQCMGLKPPGGIWCHITGTDLVRDRQGQWFVLEDNLRCPSGVSYVLENRRIMKSTFPQVFSLMDIEPVDRYPGRLLETLLNLAPANLQDPRVVVLTPGIYNSAYFEHSFLAQQMGVELVEGRDLVVADGYLQMRTTKGLQRVDVVYRRIDDNFIDPKVFNPDSLLGVPGLMEVYQGGRVALANALGTGVADDKVIYSYVPQMIRYYLDEEPILANVPTYLCWEEKQQQHVLENLEDLVVKAADESGGYGMLIGPKSTAAEREEFAERIKENPRKYIAQPTLSLSRVPTLFDDGIEGCHVDLRPYILYSDDVYVMPGGLTRVAMKRGSLVVNSSQGGGSKDTWVLRD is encoded by the coding sequence GACGAACTCTTTGAAGCCGATGGAACACCTCGTGCCACATGTAAACCCCTGATCGATCGCCTAAATACCCTATCTCGCGAACATTTGCAGCAACGCCAACAAGCGGCGCAAATCGGGTTATTTAAGTTGGGGGTAACCTTTAATGTCTATGGTGCAGAAGAAGGAACCGAGCGCATTCTGCCGTTTGACCTCATTCCCCGGATTGTACCGTCTCAAGATTGGCTGACTCTCGAGAAAGGACTGAAACAGCGCATTGAAGCCTTGAATCGATTTGTTGCTGATATTTATAGCGAGCAAAAAATCATCAAAGATAAGACGATTCCGGAAGAACTCATCCGCTCGGCCACTGGTTTTCTGCCACAGTGCATGGGACTGAAGCCACCGGGAGGCATTTGGTGTCATATTACCGGAACCGATCTGGTTCGCGATCGCCAAGGACAGTGGTTTGTCTTGGAAGATAACTTGCGCTGTCCGTCGGGAGTGTCCTACGTGCTGGAAAATCGCCGGATTATGAAAAGCACGTTCCCGCAAGTGTTTAGCTTGATGGATATCGAACCGGTAGACCGCTATCCGGGACGCTTGCTGGAAACACTGTTAAACTTAGCACCGGCAAATCTGCAAGATCCGCGAGTTGTGGTCTTAACTCCAGGAATTTATAATTCTGCCTATTTCGAGCATTCCTTTTTAGCCCAACAAATGGGAGTGGAGTTAGTCGAAGGACGAGATTTGGTGGTGGCCGATGGGTACTTGCAAATGCGGACGACGAAAGGACTGCAACGAGTTGATGTAGTCTATCGGCGCATTGACGATAATTTTATCGACCCGAAAGTGTTTAATCCGGATTCTTTGTTGGGGGTTCCCGGTTTAATGGAAGTGTATCAGGGAGGGCGAGTGGCTTTAGCGAATGCTCTGGGAACTGGAGTGGCTGATGATAAGGTGATTTATTCTTATGTTCCGCAAATGATTCGTTATTATTTGGATGAAGAGCCGATTTTAGCCAATGTGCCGACGTATTTGTGTTGGGAAGAAAAACAGCAACAACACGTATTGGAAAACTTAGAAGATTTGGTGGTGAAAGCAGCGGATGAGTCGGGAGGTTATGGGATGTTAATCGGCCCGAAATCTACGGCCGCAGAACGAGAAGAGTTTGCCGAACGGATTAAGGAAAATCCGCGCAAGTATATTGCCCAACCCACTCTATCTTTATCGAGAGTTCCGACCCTATTTGACGATGGTATTGAAGGCTGCCACGTAGATTTGCGTCCTTATATTTTATATAGTGACGATGTTTATGTGATGCCTGGAGGTTTGACAAGGGTGGCGATGAAACGCGGCTCTTTGGTGGTGAATTCCTCTCAGGGCGGTGGCAGTAAAGATACCTGGGTGTTGCGAGATTAG